A single genomic interval of Pseudomonas sp. FeN3W harbors:
- a CDS encoding non-ribosomal peptide synthetase: MHDNIIGLLRQLAGQGVHLALNAQGQLVSQSSKEALTPELGQLIRDHRDAIVRCLRARQAFEAPIEPRHAEAGPLSSSQSGLWFIEQYQEHSHLYNMPVFFRLDGELDVAALEFAFDALVRRHASLRTRFLRNAEGKGEQQIFAHRGFALVHEDFTGLEASAREARVAERVREEIERPFDLASGELTRVHLLRLGAREHVLLINQHHIISDGWSVKNMFADLKTAFLAYQNRQPLDWGEPPLTFIDYAHWFNSPLFRDYHAEYKPFWVERLAGIPEVHSLPLDRPRPAQQTSGGALVFSTIDNDLWTRFKQLCQRHSASPFIGLHALFALLLARHSGERDIVIGTPLAYRERPDIEALVGFFVNTLVLRTQLPERQAFSDYLRQCRQDDLEAFDHQLYRFEALGEALGMDRHTAINPIFQIMLVYQARVDFNDLIPGCNAVEETSPALPAKTDISVKVTELMDSVRIDWLYATALFERGTVEGYASRLLRLLQAVVADPAQDIWQLPLLDDELLRATGERLAALPKAYPRGLTPLSLFEGWARRQPQAVALHEGDGGIGYAELDARANRLAHWLQAEGCQPGALIGVLARRENAFAVAALAVWKAGCAYVPLDPDYPAERIAHIVADAGLDLLLGAGAAPFALDGLRWVDLSAAALCAQLDAQSPAPPRSDEPQQLAQVIYTSGSTGLPKGVMVEHGALANLLLDHGRRLEIGPGDRMLDCMSLSFDAGNMCALLPLSHGACLLWADPGEGLLDEIERTRTSHMIFATALLATLPARPLPAMKAVGFGGEACPPALAERWGRQFRLIDMYGPTEATVTALTKLIEPGATPSIGRPIDGMQALVLDAHGRLCPVGVPGELCLAGLGLARGYLNQPQRSAAVFREHEIAGVRVRLYHTGDRARLLGNGEYQYLGRIDEQIKLRGYRIEPGEIEAQLGIGCPALQQIKVIVTRQGRRQALVAYASVKPGTAVPEADAILQDVARRLPEYMVPVRLILLERMPLTANGKLDLRRLPPVELAEEAAPAAPADALEAEVLAIWQGVLERPLGVESDFFALGGDSILSIQLTTRLRDAGHACTVKEVFEARTVRRLCRVLGQPRENVAIRAEQGVLEGEAFALQPIQRWFFEQPFASPQHWNQGVVLRLPAGIDALQLMDFMRQLLRHHDALRLAVTADGQRYLAHVALSEPAQLDAAALGEDGLQQALTELQAHMQPAQGRSLAWALLDNLAGGMRGLFIAVHHLAIDAVSWRILVEDLRRLARGEALPAKTSSYRQWGEGLAAYARRAEAQLPYWLAELAGMPQTLPASWAGAGAAREQKLELSEALTRRLQQATRHFAVDLRELLLAALTRSLRQLGLGERQWIMLEGHGREVIDPVLDASRTVGWFTSMFPLALCDQADWLQLLRHAAEQLRRVPDKGVGYLPLRANPAHRSQLPLPAVALNYLGVYQSGTDAWHALPVAPGRPSAADNPSAELISLHGGVFDGRLTLRQIGRLRAELNDQLLALLQANLLALAEHVEVSHEHA; the protein is encoded by the coding sequence AGGCGCCCATCGAGCCGCGTCACGCCGAGGCCGGCCCGCTGTCCTCGTCGCAGAGCGGGCTGTGGTTCATCGAGCAATACCAGGAGCACTCGCACCTGTACAACATGCCGGTGTTCTTCCGCCTCGACGGCGAGCTGGACGTGGCGGCGCTGGAGTTCGCCTTCGATGCCCTGGTGCGGCGCCACGCCAGCCTGCGCACGCGCTTTTTGCGCAACGCCGAAGGCAAGGGCGAGCAGCAGATCTTCGCCCATCGCGGCTTCGCCCTGGTCCACGAAGACTTCACCGGGCTGGAGGCGTCGGCCCGCGAGGCGCGGGTGGCCGAACGGGTGCGCGAGGAAATCGAGCGGCCATTCGACCTCGCCAGCGGCGAGCTGACCCGCGTGCACCTGCTGCGCCTGGGTGCGCGCGAGCACGTGCTGCTGATCAACCAGCACCACATCATTTCCGATGGCTGGTCGGTGAAGAACATGTTCGCCGACCTCAAGACCGCCTTCCTCGCCTACCAGAATCGCCAGCCGCTGGACTGGGGCGAGCCGCCGCTGACCTTCATCGACTACGCGCACTGGTTCAACTCGCCGCTGTTTCGCGATTACCACGCCGAATACAAACCGTTCTGGGTCGAGCGCCTGGCCGGTATCCCCGAGGTGCACAGCCTGCCGCTGGACCGGCCGCGCCCGGCGCAGCAGACCAGCGGCGGCGCGCTGGTGTTCTCGACCATCGACAACGACCTGTGGACGCGCTTCAAGCAGCTCTGCCAGCGCCACAGCGCCTCGCCGTTCATCGGCCTGCACGCATTGTTCGCGCTGCTGCTGGCGCGCCACAGCGGCGAGCGCGACATCGTGATCGGCACGCCGCTGGCCTACCGCGAGCGCCCGGATATCGAGGCGCTGGTGGGCTTTTTCGTCAACACCCTGGTGCTGCGCACGCAGCTGCCCGAGCGCCAGGCATTCAGCGACTATCTGCGCCAGTGCCGGCAGGACGATCTGGAAGCCTTCGACCACCAGCTGTACCGCTTCGAGGCCCTCGGCGAGGCCCTGGGCATGGACCGCCACACGGCGATCAACCCGATCTTCCAGATCATGCTGGTGTACCAGGCGCGGGTGGATTTCAACGACCTGATCCCCGGTTGCAATGCAGTGGAGGAAACCTCCCCGGCGCTGCCGGCCAAGACCGATATCTCGGTGAAGGTCACCGAGCTGATGGACTCGGTGCGCATCGACTGGTTGTACGCCACCGCGCTGTTCGAGCGCGGCACCGTCGAAGGCTATGCCAGCCGCTTGCTGCGGCTGCTGCAGGCGGTGGTCGCCGACCCCGCGCAGGACATCTGGCAATTGCCGCTGCTCGACGACGAACTGCTGCGTGCCACCGGCGAGCGGCTGGCGGCGCTGCCGAAGGCCTATCCGCGTGGGCTGACGCCGCTGTCGCTGTTCGAGGGTTGGGCACGTCGACAACCGCAGGCCGTGGCGCTGCATGAAGGTGACGGCGGCATCGGCTACGCCGAACTCGATGCGCGAGCCAACCGCCTGGCGCACTGGCTGCAGGCCGAGGGCTGCCAGCCTGGGGCGCTGATCGGGGTGCTGGCGCGGCGCGAGAACGCCTTCGCCGTCGCCGCGCTCGCGGTGTGGAAGGCCGGCTGCGCCTATGTGCCGCTGGACCCGGATTACCCGGCCGAGCGCATCGCGCACATCGTCGCCGACGCCGGGCTCGACCTGCTGCTCGGTGCCGGCGCCGCGCCGTTCGCGCTGGATGGCCTGCGTTGGGTCGACCTGAGCGCCGCCGCGCTGTGCGCGCAACTTGATGCGCAGTCGCCCGCGCCGCCGCGCAGTGACGAACCGCAGCAGCTGGCGCAGGTGATCTATACCTCCGGCTCCACCGGTTTGCCCAAGGGCGTGATGGTCGAGCACGGCGCGCTGGCCAACCTGCTGCTGGACCACGGCCGTCGCCTCGAGATCGGCCCGGGCGACCGCATGCTCGACTGCATGTCGCTGTCCTTCGATGCCGGCAACATGTGCGCGCTGCTGCCGCTGAGCCACGGCGCCTGCCTGCTCTGGGCCGACCCCGGCGAGGGGCTGCTGGACGAGATCGAGCGCACGCGCACCAGCCATATGATCTTCGCCACCGCGCTGCTGGCGACCCTGCCGGCGCGGCCGCTGCCGGCGATGAAGGCGGTGGGCTTCGGCGGCGAGGCCTGCCCGCCGGCACTGGCCGAGCGCTGGGGCCGGCAGTTCCGCCTGATCGACATGTACGGCCCGACCGAGGCCACCGTCACCGCGCTGACCAAGCTCATCGAGCCCGGCGCGACGCCGAGCATCGGCCGGCCGATCGACGGCATGCAGGCGCTGGTGCTCGATGCGCACGGCCGGCTCTGTCCGGTCGGCGTGCCGGGCGAGCTGTGCCTGGCCGGGCTGGGCCTGGCGCGCGGCTACCTGAACCAGCCGCAGCGCAGCGCCGCGGTGTTCCGCGAGCACGAGATCGCCGGGGTCAGGGTACGCCTGTACCACACCGGAGACCGCGCACGCCTGCTGGGCAACGGCGAGTACCAATACCTCGGTCGCATCGACGAGCAGATCAAGCTGCGCGGTTATCGCATCGAGCCCGGCGAGATCGAGGCGCAGCTGGGCATTGGCTGCCCGGCGTTGCAGCAGATCAAGGTCATCGTCACCCGCCAGGGCCGGCGCCAGGCCCTGGTGGCCTACGCCTCGGTCAAGCCGGGCACCGCTGTGCCGGAGGCGGACGCCATCCTCCAGGACGTGGCGCGGCGCCTGCCGGAATACATGGTGCCGGTGCGGCTGATCCTGCTCGAACGTATGCCGCTGACCGCCAACGGCAAGCTCGACCTGCGCCGTCTGCCGCCGGTGGAGCTGGCCGAGGAGGCTGCCCCGGCAGCACCGGCCGATGCGCTGGAAGCCGAAGTGCTGGCGATCTGGCAGGGCGTGCTGGAGCGGCCGCTCGGGGTCGAGAGTGACTTCTTCGCCCTCGGCGGCGATTCGATCCTGAGCATCCAGCTGACTACCCGCCTGCGCGATGCCGGCCATGCCTGCACGGTCAAGGAGGTGTTCGAGGCGCGCACCGTACGCCGGCTGTGCCGCGTGCTCGGTCAGCCGCGTGAGAACGTGGCGATCCGTGCCGAGCAGGGCGTGTTGGAGGGCGAGGCATTCGCCCTGCAACCGATCCAGCGCTGGTTCTTCGAACAGCCGTTCGCCAGCCCGCAACACTGGAACCAGGGCGTGGTATTGCGCCTGCCGGCCGGCATCGATGCTCTGCAGTTGATGGATTTCATGCGCCAACTGCTGCGCCACCACGACGCGCTGCGGCTGGCGGTGACTGCCGACGGCCAGCGCTACCTGGCGCATGTGGCGCTGAGCGAACCGGCGCAGCTGGATGCGGCGGCGCTCGGCGAGGACGGCCTGCAGCAGGCGCTGACCGAGCTGCAGGCACACATGCAGCCGGCGCAGGGACGCAGCCTGGCCTGGGCGCTGCTCGACAACCTCGCCGGCGGCATGCGCGGACTGTTCATCGCCGTGCATCACCTGGCGATCGACGCGGTGTCCTGGCGCATCCTGGTCGAGGACCTGCGCCGGCTGGCGCGCGGCGAGGCGCTGCCGGCCAAGACCAGCAGCTATCGCCAGTGGGGCGAGGGGCTGGCCGCCTATGCCCGGCGTGCCGAGGCACAGCTGCCGTACTGGCTGGCGGAGCTGGCCGGCATGCCGCAGACGCTACCCGCCAGCTGGGCCGGTGCTGGTGCAGCGCGCGAGCAGAAGTTGGAGCTGAGCGAAGCGCTGACGCGGCGGTTGCAGCAGGCCACCCGGCATTTCGCGGTGGATCTGCGCGAATTGCTGCTCGCCGCGCTGACCCGCTCGCTGCGCCAGCTGGGCCTCGGCGAGCGGCAGTGGATCATGCTCGAAGGCCACGGCCGCGAAGTCATTGATCCGGTGCTGGACGCCAGCCGCACGGTCGGCTGGTTCACCAGCATGTTCCCGCTGGCGCTGTGCGACCAGGCGGACTGGTTGCAGCTGCTGCGCCACGCCGCCGAACAGTTGCGCCGGGTGCCGGACAAGGGCGTCGGCTACCTGCCGCTTCGCGCCAATCCCGCGCATCGGTCGCAATTGCCGCTGCCGGCGGTGGCGCTCAACTACCTCGGCGTCTACCAGAGCGGCACGGACGCTTGGCATGCGCTGCCGGTCGCCCCCGGCCGGCCGAGCGCGGCGGACAACCCTTCGGCGGAGCTGATCAGCCTGCACGGCGGCGTATTCGACGGCCGCCTGACCCTGCGCCAGATCGGCCGCCTGCGTGCCGAGCTGAACGATCAACTGCTGGCGCTGCTGCAGGCCAATCTGCTGGCGCTGGCCGAACACGTGGAGGTCAGCCATGAACACGCTTGA
- a CDS encoding amino acid adenylation domain-containing protein, protein MNTLERHFTEQFQRHAARPALGCLGDSFSYAELQARVAAIAMQLRQCGLRAGERVGIHLQRSPDLVASVLACLREGLCFVPLEPEFPLERLQGIAADAQLSLVLQDQPVAFSQPTWQLRPGLAGELEWSEQDERLPAYMMFTSGSTGRPKGVVINRVALGNFLAAATARLDIGPATRWLFTTTPAFDISLLEMLGPLWRGGYVEVICAPTHKDPVELLQLLERRSDLNTLQATPAFWRMLLKAGWQGRPGLLALCGGEALDATLATRLGGCVGELWNCYGPTEATVWSLMARVELPLGEAGVLLRQSLDGYRHWLLDEHGEAVAVGGEGELCIEGPSLADGYWQRDDLSAQAFIAWRGRRLYRTGDRVRRVGEDAYQYRGRRDDQIKLRGFRIELGEIEASLRRLAGVQDAAVRLHGEGDEACLVGYVELREPGVLSRVAIRRALQRSLPHYMVPGRIVLLECLPKTASGKIDRKRLPEPV, encoded by the coding sequence ATGAACACGCTTGAGCGGCATTTCACCGAGCAGTTCCAGCGTCATGCCGCGCGCCCGGCGCTGGGTTGCCTGGGTGACAGCTTCAGCTATGCGGAGCTGCAGGCGCGGGTCGCGGCCATCGCCATGCAGCTGCGCCAGTGCGGCCTGCGGGCCGGCGAGCGCGTCGGCATCCACCTGCAGCGCTCGCCGGACCTGGTCGCCAGCGTGCTCGCCTGCCTGCGCGAAGGGCTGTGCTTCGTGCCGCTGGAGCCGGAGTTTCCGCTCGAGCGTCTGCAGGGCATCGCCGCCGATGCGCAGCTGAGCCTGGTGCTGCAGGACCAGCCGGTAGCGTTCTCGCAGCCGACCTGGCAACTGCGCCCGGGCCTCGCCGGCGAGCTGGAATGGTCCGAGCAGGACGAGCGCCTGCCGGCGTACATGATGTTCACCTCCGGCTCCACCGGCAGGCCCAAGGGCGTGGTGATCAACCGCGTCGCGCTGGGCAACTTCCTCGCCGCCGCGACCGCACGCCTGGACATCGGCCCGGCGACGCGCTGGCTGTTCACCACCACCCCGGCCTTCGATATCTCGCTGCTGGAGATGCTCGGTCCGCTCTGGCGCGGCGGCTATGTCGAGGTGATCTGCGCGCCGACCCACAAGGACCCGGTTGAGCTGCTGCAACTGCTCGAGCGGCGCAGCGATCTCAACACCCTGCAGGCCACCCCGGCGTTCTGGCGCATGCTGCTCAAGGCTGGCTGGCAAGGGCGGCCCGGACTTTTGGCGCTGTGCGGCGGCGAGGCGCTGGATGCCACGCTGGCGACCCGTCTGGGTGGCTGCGTGGGTGAGTTGTGGAACTGCTATGGACCGACCGAGGCGACGGTGTGGTCGCTGATGGCGCGCGTCGAACTGCCGCTCGGCGAGGCCGGCGTGCTGCTGCGCCAGTCGCTCGACGGCTATCGCCACTGGCTGCTCGACGAACACGGCGAGGCGGTCGCGGTGGGCGGCGAGGGCGAGCTGTGCATCGAGGGGCCGTCGCTGGCCGACGGCTACTGGCAGCGCGACGACCTCAGCGCGCAGGCCTTCATTGCCTGGCGGGGCCGGCGTCTGTACCGCACCGGCGACCGTGTGCGCCGCGTCGGCGAGGATGCCTACCAGTATCGTGGGCGGCGCGACGACCAGATCAAGCTGCGTGGCTTTCGTATCGAGCTGGGCGAGATCGAGGCCAGCCTGCGCCGGCTGGCCGGCGTGCAGGATGCCGCGGTGCGCCTGCATGGCGAGGGCGACGAGGCCTGCCTGGTGGGTTATGTTGAGTTGCGCGAGCCGGGCGTGCTGAGCCGGGTGGCGATCCGCCGCGCGCTGCAGCGCAGCCTGCCGCACTACATGGTGCCGGGGCGCATCGTGCTGCTGGAGTGCCTGCCGAAGACCGCCAGCGGCAAGATCGACCGCAAGCGGCTACCCGAGCCGGTGTAA